The Flavobacterium sp. 1 genome contains the following window.
ATATGCTTTCAACCCTGCCAAAACAATGGTAAATCCACCTGTCGAATCTTTAATTGTTTCTAATAATTCGTCACCTGTTTTATCAAAACCATAATACTTAATGCTTACGAAAGTTGATCTGTCGCTTAGTGTTTTGAAAGTAAAATCAACAGTGGTAGGCACATCCGAAGTAAACCAGTCAATAGCTATTTTTTGATTGGCAATAATCTCTTTGACGACGACTTTGGTGGAAAAATTGTACATTTCCCATTCCCAAATTACCGTTTTGCCTGTTTCCAGTTTGTCACTTCCTTTTGTAAACCAAAAATGTTTGGTCACATCTGGGTCGATAAATGCCTGAAAAACTTCAGAAACTGGTTTTCTGATCAGCATATCAGCTTCTGAACATTTTAAATTGTTACTTGACATAGGCTTTTGTTTATAATGTTGATATTTAATTGATAACCAATATCTGAGAAGCACTGCAGTGCTTCTCTACTGTTCTCCATCCCATTCTGCATAAAACTGTGACAAAAAACCCTGCATGTAATCATGTCTTTTTTGGGCTATTTGTTTACCGGTTTGGGTATTCATTTTGTCTTTCAGCAATAATAATTTTTCGTAGAAATGATTTATTGTCGGTGCCTGACTGCTTTTGTACTCCTCTTTGGTCATATTCAATTTTGGAGCAATCTGGGGATCATACATCGATCTGTTTTTGAATCCTCCATAGTTGAAGGCTCTGGCAATTCCAATGGCGCCTATAGCGTCCAAACGATCCGCAT
Protein-coding sequences here:
- a CDS encoding SRPBCC family protein is translated as MSSNNLKCSEADMLIRKPVSEVFQAFIDPDVTKHFWFTKGSDKLETGKTVIWEWEMYNFSTKVVVKEIIANQKIAIDWFTSDVPTTVDFTFKTLSDRSTFVSIKYYGFDKTGDELLETIKDSTGGFTIVLAGLKAYLEHNINLNLILDKFPKEIMQHGKE